From Prionailurus bengalensis isolate Pbe53 chromosome F2, Fcat_Pben_1.1_paternal_pri, whole genome shotgun sequence, one genomic window encodes:
- the SCRIB gene encoding protein scribble homolog isoform X3 yields the protein MLKCIPLWRCNRHVESVDKRHCSLQAVPEEIYRYSRSLEELLLDANQLRELPKPFFRLLNLRKLGLSDNEIQRLPPEVANFMQLVELDVSRNDIPEIPESIKFCKALEIADFSGNPLSRLPEGFTQLRSLAHLALNDVSLQALPGDVGNLANLVTLELRENLLKSLPASLSFLVKLEQLDLGGNELEVLPDTLGALPNLRELWLDRNQLSTLPPELGNLRRLVCLDVSENRLEELPSELGGLLLLTDLLLSQNLLQRLPDGIGQLKQLSILKVDQNRLCEVTEAIGDCENLSELILTENLLTALPRSLGKLTKLTNLNADRNRLEVLPPEIGGCVALSVLSLRDNRLAALPPELAHTAELHVLDVAGNRLRSLPFALTHLNLKALWLAENQAQPMLRFQTEDDAQTGEKVLTCYLLPQQPPPSLEEPGQRSPSESWSDAPLGRVSVIQFLEVPACGDDAEEAAAEKRGLQRRATPHPSELKVMKRGVEERRGEALACRPESGPPSPLEEEKRLSTESGLSKDSQPSDGTASQDDPEGPLTETQGPSQQEAGPGTPEEPAEETYEEPTVRFAEDTLLLPPRDDGESEEGQPEAPWPLPGGRQRLIRKDTPHYKKHFKISKLPQPEAVVALLQGAQPDGEGPAGPGGWHNGLHTAWAPRDEEEGEKEEEEEEAEEEAPPDEEEAEKEAAEEAALVSAPSIKANNLLIEPARIEEEELTLTIVRQTGGLGISIAGGRGSTPYKGDDEGIFISRVSEEGPAARAGVRVGDKLLEVNGVALHGAEHHQAVEALRGAGSTVQMRLWRERMVEPENAVTVTPLRPEDDYSPREWRGAALRLPLLQPDPAGPLRQRHVACLVRSEKGLGFSIAGGKGSTPYRAGDGGIFISRIAEGGAAHRAGTLQVGDRVLSINGVDMTEARHDHAVSLLTAASPTIALLLERGAGGPLPPSPPPPPPTPPSVTSTAVAAATPGESGPLRLAPSLPAATLEGPYPVEEICLPRAGGPLGLSIVGGSDHSSHPFGIQEPGVFISKVLPRGLAARSGLRVGDRILAVNGQDIREATHQEAVSALLRPCLELVLLVRRDPPPPGMRELCIQKAPGEKLGISIRGGAKGHAGNPCDPTDEGIFISKVSPTGAAGRDGRLRVGLRLLEVNQQSLLGLTHGEAVRLLRGVGDTLTVLVCDGFDTDAATPAEVSPGVIANPFAAGIGRRNSLESISSVDRELSPEGSGKEKELPGQTPQWGLEAVGRGPEGLKLDHRTAATPGAGSTQRVLSGTAGGKMTEAPCSPSPSCQQLPSPPSPDALPTNVKQAYRTFAAVPGPHPPQDTPAQVHGGRPALPLHVLAGRVPEGPGLRTHSPQSPTPGPAASPEQLSFRERQKYFELEVRLPQAEGPPKRVSLVGADDLRKMQEEEARKLQQKRVQMMREAEGTGPPLDLDGEPPDEPEELPPPTGPTTGLGPSSPLPPGGSAPVRTAKAERRHQERLRVQSPELPAPDRALSPAERRALEAEKRALWRAARMKSLEQDALRAQMVLSKSQEGRGRRGPLERLAEAPSPAPTPSPTPLEDLGPQTSTSPGRLSPDFAEELRSLEPSPGPGLQEEDGEVAVVLLGRPSPGPEEVTLCSSRRPIRPGRRGLGPVPS from the exons ATGCTCAAGTGCATCCCGCTGTGGCGCTGCAACCGGCACGTGGAGTCGGTGGACAAGCGGCACTGCTCGCTGCAGGCCGTGCCCGAGGAGATCTACCGCTACAGCCGCAGCCTGGAGGAGCTGCTCCTCGACGCCAACCAGCTGCGCGAGCTGCCCAAG CCCTTCTTTCGTCTGCTGAACTTGCGGAAGCTGGGCCTGAGTGACAACGAGATCCAGCGGTTGCCCCCCGAGGTGGCCAACTTTATGCAGCTGGTGGAGCTGGACGTGTCCCGGAACG ACATTCCGGAGATCCCCGAGAGCATCAAGTTCTGCAAGGCCCTGGAGATTGCAGATTTCAGTGGGAACCCTTTGTCTAG GCTCCCGGAAGGCTTCACTCAGCTGCGCAGCCTGGCTCACCTGGCCCTGAATGACGTGTCCCTGCAGGCGCTGCCCGGGGACGTGGGCAA CCTCGCCAACCTGGTGACCCTGGAGCTCCGGGAGAACCTGCTCAAGTCTTTGCCTGC GTCCCTGTCCTTCCTGGTCAAGCTGGAACAGCTGGATCTGGGAGGCAATGAGCTGGAAGTGCTG CCCGATACCCTGGGGGCTCTGCCCAATCTTCGAGAGCTGTGGCTGGACCGGAACCAGTTGTCCACACTGCCCCCG GAGCTCGGGAACCTGCGGCGCCTGGTGTGCCTGGACGTGTCGGAGAACCGGCTGGAGGAGCTGCCCTCTGAGCTCGGCGGGCTGCTGCTGCTCACGGACTTGCTGCTCTCCCAGAACCTGCTGCAGCGGCTCCCTGACGGCATCG GTCAGCTGAAACAGCTGTCCATCCTGAAGGTGGACCAGAACCGTCTGTGCGAGGTGACGGAGGCCATCGGTGACTGCGAGAACCTCTCGGAGCTGATCCTCACGGAGAACCTGCTGACG GCTCTGCCCCGCTCTCTGGGGAAGCTGACCAAGCTGACCAATCTCAACGCGGACCGCAACCGTCTGGAGGTGCTGCCCCCCGAGATCGGAGGCTGTGTGGCTCTCAGTGTCCTTTCCTTGAGGGACAACCGTCTGGCCGCCCTGCCGCCCGAGCTCGCCCACACGGCTGAGCTGCACGTGCTGGACGTGGCTGGAAACCG gctGCGGAGTCTGCCGTTTGCGCTCACCCACCTCAACCTCAAGGCCCTATGGCTGGCTGAGAACCAGGCACAGCCTATGCTCCGGTTCCAGACGGAGGACGACGCCCAGACCGGCGAAAAGGTTCTCACCTGCTACCTGCTGCCGCAGCAGCCCCCACCCAGCCTCG AGGAGCCGGGGCAGCGGAGCCCTTCGGAGAGCTGGAGCGACGCCCCGCTCGGTCGCGTCAGCGTCATCCAGTTTCTGGAGGTCCCCGCTTGTGGCGACGACGCCGAGGAAGCTGCTGCTGAGAAGCGG GGCCTGCAACGTCGGGCCACGCCTCACCCCAGCGAGCTGAAGGTGATGAAGAGGGGCGTCGAGGAACGTCGGGGCGAAGCCTTGGCCTGCAGGCCCGAGTCCGGGCCACCCTCGCCTTTGGAGGAG GAGAAGAGGCTGAGCACCGAGTCTGGCCTGAGCAAGGACTCGCAGCCGTCTGATGGCACGGCCTCCCAGGATGACCCCGAGGGCCCGCTGACCGAGACGCAGGGGCCGAGCCAGCAGGAAGCCGGCCCGGGCACCCCAGAGGAGCCTGCGGAGGAGACTTACGAGGAG CCCACAGTGCGCTTCGCAGAGGACACGCTGCTGCTGCCCCCGAGGGACGACGGCGAGAGCGAGGAGGGGCAGCCGGAGGCGCCCTGGCCCCTGCCCGGTGGGAGACAGCGCCTTATCCGCAAGGACACACCTCACTATAAGAAGCACTTCAAGATTTCCAAGCTGCCCCAGCCCGAGGCCGTCGTGGCCCTGCTGCAGGGAGCACAGCCGGACGGGGAGGGCCCggcagggcctgggggctggcACAACGGCCTCCACACAGCCTGGGCTCCTCGGGACGAAGAGGAaggtgagaaggaagaggaggaagaggaggcggaggaggaggctCCTCCGGACGaagaggaggctgagaaggagGCGGCGGAGGAGGCGGCCCTGGTCTCTGCACCCTCCATCAAG GCCAATAACCTGCTGATAGAGCCCGCACGCATTGAGGAGGAAGAG CTCACGCTCACCATCGTGCGGCAGACGGGGGGACTAGGCATCAGCATCGCTGGTGGCAGGGGTTCTACGCCCTACAAAGGGGATGACGAG GGTATATTCATCTCTCGAGTGTCAGAGGAGGGCCCTGCAGCCCGGGCGGGAGTCCGGGTGGGTGACAAGCTCCTCGAG GTGAACGGCGTGGCCTTGCACGGTGCCGAGCACCACCAGGCCGTGGAGGCGCTGCGGGGGGCCGGCAGCACTGTGCAGATGCGGCTGTGGCGGGAGCGCATGGTGGAACCGGAGAACGCGGTCACCGTCACGCCCCTGCGGCCGGAGGACGACTACAGCCCTCGGGAATGGCGGGGAGCTGCCCTGCGCCTGCCCCTGCTCCAGCCGGACCCCGCCGGGCCCCTCCGCCAGCGCCACGTGGCCTGCCTTGTGCGCAGCGAGAAGGGGCTGGGCTTCAGCATCGCCGGCGGGAAAGGCTCCACGCCTTACCGGGCCGGGGATGGG GGCATCTTCATTTCCCGCATCGCAGAGGGGGGCGCTGCCCACCGGGCGGGTACTCTGCAGGTCGGCGACCGAGTCCTCTCG ATCAACGGGGTGGACATGACCGAAGCCAGGCACGACCACGCCGTCTCTCTGCTGACCGCCGCTTCCCCCACCATCGCCCTGCTGCTGGAGCGTGGGGCCGGAGggccccttccccccagccctccgccacccccccccacacctcccagtGTGACCAGCACCGCCGTGGCCGCTGCCACCCCTGGGGAGTCTGGGCCGCTGCGGCTGGCCCCCAGCCTACCGGCTGCCACCTTGGAGGGGCCATACCCAGTGGAG GAGATCTGCCTGCCGAGAGCCGGGGGCCCACTGGGGCTCAGCATCGTCGGGGGCTCTGATCACTCCAGCCACCCGTTTGGTATCCAGGAGCCTGGCGTATTCATCTCCAAG GTGCTCCCACGGGGCCTGGCTGCACGCAGCGGCCTCCGGGTTGGGGACCGCATCCTGGCAGTGAACGGGCAGGACATTCGGGAGGCCACGCACCAGGAGGCGGTCAGTGCCCTGCTTCGGCCCTGCCTGGAGCTGGTCTTGCTTGTGAGGAGGGACCCGCCACCCCCGGGCATGCGGGAACTCTGTATCCAGAAAGCTCCCGGCGAGAAGCTGGGCATCAGCATCCGAGGGGGAGCCAAGGGCCATGCGGGGAACCCCTGTGACCCCACAGACGAGGGCATCTTCATTTCCAAG GTGAGCCCCACGGGAGCAGCGGGGCGTGACGGCCGGCTGCGGGTGGGGCTGCGGCTGCTGGAGGTGAACCAGCAGAGCTTGCTGGGCCTGACACACGGCGAGGCCGTGCGGCTGCTGCGCGGCGTGGGCGACACCCTCACCGTGCTCGTCTGTGATGGCTTCGACACCGACGCTGCCACCCCTGCCGAG GTGTCCCCGGGTGTCATTGCCAACCCCTTCGCGGCAGGAATCGGCCGCCGGAACAGCCTGGAGAGCATCTCCTCCGTCGACCGGGAGCTGAGCCCCGAGGGCTCTGGCAAG GAGAAGGAGCTACCAGGACAGACCCCACAGTGGGGACTGGAAGCTGTG GGTCGGGGCCCGGAGGGCCTGAAGCTGGACCACCGCACGGCCGCCACGCCCGGCGCTGGCAGCACGCAGAGG GTCCTGTCTGGAACAGCCGGAGGGAAGATGACTGAggctccctgctccccctcccccagctgccagCAG ctcccctccccgccctcccccgaCGCACTGCCCACCAACGTGAAGCAGGCCTACAGGACCTTTGCCGCCGTGCCCGGCCCACACCCGCCGCAGGACACCCCCGCCCAGGTACACGGTGGGCGGCCCGCCCTTCCTCTGCATGTGCTTGCGGGGCGCGTGCCGGAGGGGCCGGGCCTCAGGACCCACTCTCCCCAGTCCCCCACACCTGGGCCCGCGGCCTCGCCGGAGCAGCTCTCTTTCCGCGAGCGGCAAAAGTACTTTGAACTGGAGGTGCGGCTGCCCCAAGCCGAGGGGCCCCCCAAGCGCGTGTCCCTGGTGGGTGCCGACGATCTGCGCAAGAtgcaggaggaggaag CCCGGAAGCTGCAGCAGAAGAGGGTGCAGATGATGCGGGAGGCAGAGGGCACCGGGCCCCCCCTGGACCTGGATGGGGAACCCCCCGATGAGCCAGAGGAGCTGCCGCCCCCGACCGGCCCCACCACAGG GCTCGGACCCTCGTCCCCCCTGCCTCCGGGAGGCAGCGCCCCGGTGCGCACAGCCAAAGCGGAGCGGCGCCATCAGGAGCGACTCCGTGTCCAGAGCCCCGAGTTGCCTGCGCCCGATCGGGCTCTGTCCCCTGCCGAGCGCCGTGCCCTGGAGGCCGAGAAGCGCGCACTGTGGCGGGCGGCCAG GATGAAGTCCCTGGAACAGGATGCCCTCCGTGCACAGATGGTCCTCAGCAAGTCCCAGGAGGGCCGAGGCAGGCGCGGGCCCCTGGAGCGGCTGGCGGAGGCCCCCTCACCGGCGCCCACCCCGTCACCCACCCCGTTGGAAG
- the SCRIB gene encoding protein scribble homolog isoform X1: MLKCIPLWRCNRHVESVDKRHCSLQAVPEEIYRYSRSLEELLLDANQLRELPKPFFRLLNLRKLGLSDNEIQRLPPEVANFMQLVELDVSRNDIPEIPESIKFCKALEIADFSGNPLSRLPEGFTQLRSLAHLALNDVSLQALPGDVGNLANLVTLELRENLLKSLPASLSFLVKLEQLDLGGNELEVLPDTLGALPNLRELWLDRNQLSTLPPELGNLRRLVCLDVSENRLEELPSELGGLLLLTDLLLSQNLLQRLPDGIGQLKQLSILKVDQNRLCEVTEAIGDCENLSELILTENLLTALPRSLGKLTKLTNLNADRNRLEVLPPEIGGCVALSVLSLRDNRLAALPPELAHTAELHVLDVAGNRLRSLPFALTHLNLKALWLAENQAQPMLRFQTEDDAQTGEKVLTCYLLPQQPPPSLEEPGQRSPSESWSDAPLGRVSVIQFLEVPACGDDAEEAAAEKRGLQRRATPHPSELKVMKRGVEERRGEALACRPESGPPSPLEEEKRLSTESGLSKDSQPSDGTASQDDPEGPLTETQGPSQQEAGPGTPEEPAEETYEEPTVRFAEDTLLLPPRDDGESEEGQPEAPWPLPGGRQRLIRKDTPHYKKHFKISKLPQPEAVVALLQGAQPDGEGPAGPGGWHNGLHTAWAPRDEEEGEKEEEEEEAEEEAPPDEEEAEKEAAEEAALVSAPSIKGVSFDQANNLLIEPARIEEEELTLTIVRQTGGLGISIAGGRGSTPYKGDDEGIFISRVSEEGPAARAGVRVGDKLLEVNGVALHGAEHHQAVEALRGAGSTVQMRLWRERMVEPENAVTVTPLRPEDDYSPREWRGAALRLPLLQPDPAGPLRQRHVACLVRSEKGLGFSIAGGKGSTPYRAGDGGIFISRIAEGGAAHRAGTLQVGDRVLSINGVDMTEARHDHAVSLLTAASPTIALLLERGAGGPLPPSPPPPPPTPPSVTSTAVAAATPGESGPLRLAPSLPAATLEGPYPVEEICLPRAGGPLGLSIVGGSDHSSHPFGIQEPGVFISKVLPRGLAARSGLRVGDRILAVNGQDIREATHQEAVSALLRPCLELVLLVRRDPPPPGMRELCIQKAPGEKLGISIRGGAKGHAGNPCDPTDEGIFISKVSPTGAAGRDGRLRVGLRLLEVNQQSLLGLTHGEAVRLLRGVGDTLTVLVCDGFDTDAATPAEVSPGVIANPFAAGIGRRNSLESISSVDRELSPEGSGKEKELPGQTPQWGLEAVGRGPEGLKLDHRTAATPGAGSTQRVLSGTAGGKMTEAPCSPSPSCQQLPSPPSPDALPTNVKQAYRTFAAVPGPHPPQDTPAQVHGGRPALPLHVLAGRVPEGPGLRTHSPQSPTPGPAASPEQLSFRERQKYFELEVRLPQAEGPPKRVSLVGADDLRKMQEEEARKLQQKRVQMMREAEGTGPPLDLDGEPPDEPEELPPPTGPTTGLGPSSPLPPGGSAPVRTAKAERRHQERLRVQSPELPAPDRALSPAERRALEAEKRALWRAARMKSLEQDALRAQMVLSKSQEGRGRRGPLERLAEAPSPAPTPSPTPLEDLGPQTSTSPGRLSPDFAEELRSLEPSPGPGLQEEDGEVAVVLLGRPSPGPEEVTLCSSRRPIRPGRRGLGPVPS; this comes from the exons ATGCTCAAGTGCATCCCGCTGTGGCGCTGCAACCGGCACGTGGAGTCGGTGGACAAGCGGCACTGCTCGCTGCAGGCCGTGCCCGAGGAGATCTACCGCTACAGCCGCAGCCTGGAGGAGCTGCTCCTCGACGCCAACCAGCTGCGCGAGCTGCCCAAG CCCTTCTTTCGTCTGCTGAACTTGCGGAAGCTGGGCCTGAGTGACAACGAGATCCAGCGGTTGCCCCCCGAGGTGGCCAACTTTATGCAGCTGGTGGAGCTGGACGTGTCCCGGAACG ACATTCCGGAGATCCCCGAGAGCATCAAGTTCTGCAAGGCCCTGGAGATTGCAGATTTCAGTGGGAACCCTTTGTCTAG GCTCCCGGAAGGCTTCACTCAGCTGCGCAGCCTGGCTCACCTGGCCCTGAATGACGTGTCCCTGCAGGCGCTGCCCGGGGACGTGGGCAA CCTCGCCAACCTGGTGACCCTGGAGCTCCGGGAGAACCTGCTCAAGTCTTTGCCTGC GTCCCTGTCCTTCCTGGTCAAGCTGGAACAGCTGGATCTGGGAGGCAATGAGCTGGAAGTGCTG CCCGATACCCTGGGGGCTCTGCCCAATCTTCGAGAGCTGTGGCTGGACCGGAACCAGTTGTCCACACTGCCCCCG GAGCTCGGGAACCTGCGGCGCCTGGTGTGCCTGGACGTGTCGGAGAACCGGCTGGAGGAGCTGCCCTCTGAGCTCGGCGGGCTGCTGCTGCTCACGGACTTGCTGCTCTCCCAGAACCTGCTGCAGCGGCTCCCTGACGGCATCG GTCAGCTGAAACAGCTGTCCATCCTGAAGGTGGACCAGAACCGTCTGTGCGAGGTGACGGAGGCCATCGGTGACTGCGAGAACCTCTCGGAGCTGATCCTCACGGAGAACCTGCTGACG GCTCTGCCCCGCTCTCTGGGGAAGCTGACCAAGCTGACCAATCTCAACGCGGACCGCAACCGTCTGGAGGTGCTGCCCCCCGAGATCGGAGGCTGTGTGGCTCTCAGTGTCCTTTCCTTGAGGGACAACCGTCTGGCCGCCCTGCCGCCCGAGCTCGCCCACACGGCTGAGCTGCACGTGCTGGACGTGGCTGGAAACCG gctGCGGAGTCTGCCGTTTGCGCTCACCCACCTCAACCTCAAGGCCCTATGGCTGGCTGAGAACCAGGCACAGCCTATGCTCCGGTTCCAGACGGAGGACGACGCCCAGACCGGCGAAAAGGTTCTCACCTGCTACCTGCTGCCGCAGCAGCCCCCACCCAGCCTCG AGGAGCCGGGGCAGCGGAGCCCTTCGGAGAGCTGGAGCGACGCCCCGCTCGGTCGCGTCAGCGTCATCCAGTTTCTGGAGGTCCCCGCTTGTGGCGACGACGCCGAGGAAGCTGCTGCTGAGAAGCGG GGCCTGCAACGTCGGGCCACGCCTCACCCCAGCGAGCTGAAGGTGATGAAGAGGGGCGTCGAGGAACGTCGGGGCGAAGCCTTGGCCTGCAGGCCCGAGTCCGGGCCACCCTCGCCTTTGGAGGAG GAGAAGAGGCTGAGCACCGAGTCTGGCCTGAGCAAGGACTCGCAGCCGTCTGATGGCACGGCCTCCCAGGATGACCCCGAGGGCCCGCTGACCGAGACGCAGGGGCCGAGCCAGCAGGAAGCCGGCCCGGGCACCCCAGAGGAGCCTGCGGAGGAGACTTACGAGGAG CCCACAGTGCGCTTCGCAGAGGACACGCTGCTGCTGCCCCCGAGGGACGACGGCGAGAGCGAGGAGGGGCAGCCGGAGGCGCCCTGGCCCCTGCCCGGTGGGAGACAGCGCCTTATCCGCAAGGACACACCTCACTATAAGAAGCACTTCAAGATTTCCAAGCTGCCCCAGCCCGAGGCCGTCGTGGCCCTGCTGCAGGGAGCACAGCCGGACGGGGAGGGCCCggcagggcctgggggctggcACAACGGCCTCCACACAGCCTGGGCTCCTCGGGACGAAGAGGAaggtgagaaggaagaggaggaagaggaggcggaggaggaggctCCTCCGGACGaagaggaggctgagaaggagGCGGCGGAGGAGGCGGCCCTGGTCTCTGCACCCTCCATCAAG GGGGTGTCGTTTGACCAGGCCAATAACCTGCTGATAGAGCCCGCACGCATTGAGGAGGAAGAG CTCACGCTCACCATCGTGCGGCAGACGGGGGGACTAGGCATCAGCATCGCTGGTGGCAGGGGTTCTACGCCCTACAAAGGGGATGACGAG GGTATATTCATCTCTCGAGTGTCAGAGGAGGGCCCTGCAGCCCGGGCGGGAGTCCGGGTGGGTGACAAGCTCCTCGAG GTGAACGGCGTGGCCTTGCACGGTGCCGAGCACCACCAGGCCGTGGAGGCGCTGCGGGGGGCCGGCAGCACTGTGCAGATGCGGCTGTGGCGGGAGCGCATGGTGGAACCGGAGAACGCGGTCACCGTCACGCCCCTGCGGCCGGAGGACGACTACAGCCCTCGGGAATGGCGGGGAGCTGCCCTGCGCCTGCCCCTGCTCCAGCCGGACCCCGCCGGGCCCCTCCGCCAGCGCCACGTGGCCTGCCTTGTGCGCAGCGAGAAGGGGCTGGGCTTCAGCATCGCCGGCGGGAAAGGCTCCACGCCTTACCGGGCCGGGGATGGG GGCATCTTCATTTCCCGCATCGCAGAGGGGGGCGCTGCCCACCGGGCGGGTACTCTGCAGGTCGGCGACCGAGTCCTCTCG ATCAACGGGGTGGACATGACCGAAGCCAGGCACGACCACGCCGTCTCTCTGCTGACCGCCGCTTCCCCCACCATCGCCCTGCTGCTGGAGCGTGGGGCCGGAGggccccttccccccagccctccgccacccccccccacacctcccagtGTGACCAGCACCGCCGTGGCCGCTGCCACCCCTGGGGAGTCTGGGCCGCTGCGGCTGGCCCCCAGCCTACCGGCTGCCACCTTGGAGGGGCCATACCCAGTGGAG GAGATCTGCCTGCCGAGAGCCGGGGGCCCACTGGGGCTCAGCATCGTCGGGGGCTCTGATCACTCCAGCCACCCGTTTGGTATCCAGGAGCCTGGCGTATTCATCTCCAAG GTGCTCCCACGGGGCCTGGCTGCACGCAGCGGCCTCCGGGTTGGGGACCGCATCCTGGCAGTGAACGGGCAGGACATTCGGGAGGCCACGCACCAGGAGGCGGTCAGTGCCCTGCTTCGGCCCTGCCTGGAGCTGGTCTTGCTTGTGAGGAGGGACCCGCCACCCCCGGGCATGCGGGAACTCTGTATCCAGAAAGCTCCCGGCGAGAAGCTGGGCATCAGCATCCGAGGGGGAGCCAAGGGCCATGCGGGGAACCCCTGTGACCCCACAGACGAGGGCATCTTCATTTCCAAG GTGAGCCCCACGGGAGCAGCGGGGCGTGACGGCCGGCTGCGGGTGGGGCTGCGGCTGCTGGAGGTGAACCAGCAGAGCTTGCTGGGCCTGACACACGGCGAGGCCGTGCGGCTGCTGCGCGGCGTGGGCGACACCCTCACCGTGCTCGTCTGTGATGGCTTCGACACCGACGCTGCCACCCCTGCCGAG GTGTCCCCGGGTGTCATTGCCAACCCCTTCGCGGCAGGAATCGGCCGCCGGAACAGCCTGGAGAGCATCTCCTCCGTCGACCGGGAGCTGAGCCCCGAGGGCTCTGGCAAG GAGAAGGAGCTACCAGGACAGACCCCACAGTGGGGACTGGAAGCTGTG GGTCGGGGCCCGGAGGGCCTGAAGCTGGACCACCGCACGGCCGCCACGCCCGGCGCTGGCAGCACGCAGAGG GTCCTGTCTGGAACAGCCGGAGGGAAGATGACTGAggctccctgctccccctcccccagctgccagCAG ctcccctccccgccctcccccgaCGCACTGCCCACCAACGTGAAGCAGGCCTACAGGACCTTTGCCGCCGTGCCCGGCCCACACCCGCCGCAGGACACCCCCGCCCAGGTACACGGTGGGCGGCCCGCCCTTCCTCTGCATGTGCTTGCGGGGCGCGTGCCGGAGGGGCCGGGCCTCAGGACCCACTCTCCCCAGTCCCCCACACCTGGGCCCGCGGCCTCGCCGGAGCAGCTCTCTTTCCGCGAGCGGCAAAAGTACTTTGAACTGGAGGTGCGGCTGCCCCAAGCCGAGGGGCCCCCCAAGCGCGTGTCCCTGGTGGGTGCCGACGATCTGCGCAAGAtgcaggaggaggaag CCCGGAAGCTGCAGCAGAAGAGGGTGCAGATGATGCGGGAGGCAGAGGGCACCGGGCCCCCCCTGGACCTGGATGGGGAACCCCCCGATGAGCCAGAGGAGCTGCCGCCCCCGACCGGCCCCACCACAGG GCTCGGACCCTCGTCCCCCCTGCCTCCGGGAGGCAGCGCCCCGGTGCGCACAGCCAAAGCGGAGCGGCGCCATCAGGAGCGACTCCGTGTCCAGAGCCCCGAGTTGCCTGCGCCCGATCGGGCTCTGTCCCCTGCCGAGCGCCGTGCCCTGGAGGCCGAGAAGCGCGCACTGTGGCGGGCGGCCAG GATGAAGTCCCTGGAACAGGATGCCCTCCGTGCACAGATGGTCCTCAGCAAGTCCCAGGAGGGCCGAGGCAGGCGCGGGCCCCTGGAGCGGCTGGCGGAGGCCCCCTCACCGGCGCCCACCCCGTCACCCACCCCGTTGGAAG